One Phocaeicola dorei genomic region harbors:
- the ychF gene encoding redox-regulated ATPase YchF, giving the protein MALQCGIVGLPNVGKSTLFNCLSNAKAQAANFPFCTIEPNVGVITVPDERLTKLAELVHPGRIVPTTVEIVDIAGLVKGASKGEGLGNKFLANIRETDAILHVLRCFDDENVTHVDGSVDPVRDKEIIDTELQLKDLETIESRIQKVQKQAQTGGDKQAKQMYDILVKYKDALEQGKSARTVQFDSKDEQKIAKELFLLTSKPVMYVCNVDEASAATGNKYVEQVREAVKEENAEILVVAAKTEADIAELETYEDRQMFLQEVGLEESGVNRLIKSAYHLLELETFITAGEMEVKAWTYRKGWKAPQCAGVIHTDFEKGFIRAEVIKYEDYIKYGSEAAVKEAGKMGVEGKEYVVQDGDIMHFRFNV; this is encoded by the coding sequence ATGGCTTTACAATGTGGCATTGTCGGTCTTCCAAACGTAGGAAAGTCGACACTTTTTAATTGTTTATCGAATGCAAAGGCTCAAGCAGCCAACTTCCCTTTCTGTACCATCGAACCGAATGTAGGTGTCATCACCGTTCCTGATGAACGCCTGACCAAACTTGCCGAACTGGTTCATCCGGGACGTATCGTTCCCACTACTGTAGAAATTGTTGACATTGCAGGACTTGTAAAAGGAGCTAGCAAAGGTGAAGGGTTGGGAAACAAGTTTCTGGCAAATATCCGTGAAACAGATGCTATTCTGCACGTACTCCGCTGTTTTGATGATGAAAATGTGACTCATGTAGACGGTAGTGTAGATCCGGTCCGTGACAAAGAAATCATTGACACCGAACTCCAGCTGAAAGATTTGGAGACCATTGAAAGCCGTATCCAAAAAGTACAAAAACAGGCACAGACGGGCGGTGACAAACAAGCTAAACAAATGTACGACATCCTTGTTAAATACAAAGACGCATTGGAACAAGGCAAATCTGCGCGTACCGTACAATTTGACAGCAAAGACGAACAGAAAATCGCAAAAGAACTGTTCTTGCTAACCAGCAAACCAGTGATGTACGTATGCAACGTGGACGAAGCAAGCGCTGCTACCGGCAATAAATATGTAGAACAAGTACGCGAAGCCGTAAAAGAAGAGAATGCAGAAATTCTAGTCGTAGCCGCCAAAACCGAAGCCGATATCGCAGAACTCGAAACCTATGAAGACCGCCAAATGTTCCTTCAGGAAGTCGGTCTGGAAGAATCAGGTGTAAATCGTCTGATCAAATCGGCTTACCACCTGCTGGAACTGGAAACCTTCATCACCGCCGGAGAAATGGAGGTAAAAGCCTGGACCTACCGCAAAGGATGGAAAGCACCCCAATGCGCAGGGGTCATCCACACCGATTTCGAGAAAGGATTTATCCGCGCCGAGGTGATCAAGTACGAGGACTACATTAAATATGGTTCGGAAGCCGCCGTGAAAGAGGCTGGAAAAATGGGCGTGGAAGGTAAAGAATACGTAGTGCA